The Thiorhodovibrio litoralis genome includes a window with the following:
- the ppsR gene encoding transcriptional regulator PpsR, which yields MKLFDAPESALGDLGTEAAAELIAAASDIALILDNEGRVLDLAFGNDELSAQIGDWIGMDWADTVTSDSRDKVELLLSSARADEQPPHWDQVEHVALSGDELPVRYCAASLGNRHRIVAVGRSQQGMAALQQRLVDAQQSLERDYWRLRQLETRYRLLFRSMSEAILIVDPGNGKIVEANPAASLLLAADSRKLVGRAFPEGFDATGTEAIKSLLAGVRSAGRSADVRARLTERDIEFLISAAPVRQENATLLLVRLSPVETESNTSMAGEPRSRLFKMLENAPDGVVITRQDGRILSANNAFLELAQLSTEEQVRGESLDRWLGRPGVDLNVLIANLRQHGAVRLFATSIRSDYGSSSEVEISAVAVQNADQPSFGFIIRNVDRRVSAGGSPGRALPRSVEQLTELVGRVPLKEVVRESTDMIERLCIEAALELTGDNRASAAELLGLSRQSLYVKLRRYGLSESGSESGAEHATEH from the coding sequence GTGAAATTGTTTGACGCTCCGGAATCAGCCCTGGGGGATCTGGGCACAGAAGCCGCGGCAGAGCTGATCGCCGCGGCATCCGACATCGCGCTCATTCTCGACAACGAGGGGCGCGTGCTCGACCTCGCCTTCGGCAACGACGAACTCTCGGCCCAGATCGGCGACTGGATCGGCATGGACTGGGCCGATACCGTCACCAGCGACAGTCGCGACAAAGTCGAGCTACTTCTCAGCAGCGCCCGCGCCGACGAGCAGCCCCCGCACTGGGACCAGGTCGAGCACGTCGCGCTGAGCGGCGACGAGCTTCCCGTTCGCTATTGCGCCGCCAGTCTGGGCAATCGCCATCGCATCGTCGCGGTCGGTCGCAGCCAGCAGGGAATGGCTGCACTGCAACAGCGCCTGGTCGACGCCCAGCAGTCGCTAGAGCGTGACTACTGGCGCCTGCGCCAGCTCGAGACCCGCTACCGGCTGCTGTTCCGTTCCATGTCGGAGGCGATTCTGATCGTCGACCCCGGCAACGGCAAGATCGTCGAGGCCAACCCCGCCGCCAGCCTGCTGCTCGCGGCAGACTCCCGCAAGCTGGTCGGGCGCGCGTTCCCCGAGGGTTTCGACGCCACCGGCACCGAGGCCATCAAGTCCCTGCTCGCCGGCGTGCGCTCGGCCGGGCGCAGCGCCGACGTGCGCGCGCGCCTGACCGAGCGCGATATCGAATTCCTCATATCCGCTGCCCCGGTGCGCCAGGAGAACGCCACCCTGCTGCTGGTGCGCCTGTCACCGGTGGAGACCGAGAGCAACACCAGCATGGCCGGCGAGCCGCGCTCGCGGCTGTTCAAGATGCTGGAAAACGCCCCTGACGGCGTGGTTATTACCCGCCAGGACGGGCGTATCCTGAGCGCCAACAACGCGTTTCTGGAGCTCGCCCAACTCTCGACCGAAGAGCAGGTGCGCGGTGAATCGCTCGATCGCTGGCTCGGGCGCCCGGGCGTGGACCTGAATGTTCTGATTGCGAACCTGCGCCAACACGGTGCCGTGCGTCTGTTCGCAACCAGCATACGCAGCGACTATGGCAGTTCGAGCGAGGTCGAGATTTCCGCCGTAGCGGTGCAAAATGCCGACCAGCCCAGCTTTGGCTTTATCATCCGTAATGTCGACCGGCGGGTCTCCGCCGGCGGCTCGCCCGGACGCGCCCTGCCCCGCTCGGTCGAGCAGCTCACCGAACTGGTCGGGAGAGTCCCGCTGAAGGAAGTGGTGCGCGAATCGACCGACATGATCGAGCGCCTGTGCATCGAGGCCGCACTGGAGCTGACCGGTGACAACCGCGCCTCCGCCGCCGAACTGCTGGGCTTGAGTCGCCAGAGTCTGTACGTCAAACTCCGCCGTTACGGCCTCAGTGAATCCGGTAGCGAATCCGGAGCCGAGCACGCAACCGAGCACTAA
- a CDS encoding geranylgeranyl diphosphate reductase has translation MPELQTYDVVVIGGGPAGATAATDLARRGRSVLLLDRPGRIKPCGGAIPPIAISEFEIPDEQLVAKINSARMVAPSERHVDMPINGGYVGMVDRAPFDEWLRERAAAAGATRRNGSYQRIDRDSDGTAIVHFQPEEAGSKTEAKPAPEQVRARAIIGADGAMSRVAKDCVPGAKELPHVAAYHEIVRSPDAGHADFDPSRCDVYYQGKISPDFYGWVFPHGETTSVGVGTELKGFSLKQATADLRKAAGLEDCETLRCEGAPIPLHPLKKWDNDRDLVLAGDAAGVVAPASGEGIYYALTGGRLAADAVEQFLITGDAKALASARKRFMKAHGRVFWILGIMQRFWYKSDKRRERFVSLCDDPDIQHLTWEAYMHKRLVRAKPAAHLRIFLKDTAHLLGLTKAWKGGEDKAPKT, from the coding sequence ATGCCCGAGCTCCAAACCTACGACGTCGTCGTGATCGGCGGCGGCCCTGCTGGCGCCACGGCGGCGACCGATCTCGCCCGTCGCGGGCGTTCTGTGCTGCTGCTGGACCGTCCCGGGCGCATCAAGCCTTGCGGTGGGGCGATTCCGCCCATTGCCATCTCTGAATTCGAGATTCCCGACGAGCAGCTGGTCGCAAAGATCAACTCCGCGCGCATGGTGGCGCCGAGCGAGCGCCACGTCGATATGCCCATCAACGGCGGCTATGTCGGCATGGTTGACCGCGCCCCCTTCGACGAATGGCTGCGCGAGCGTGCCGCTGCTGCCGGTGCCACCCGGCGCAATGGCAGCTATCAGCGCATTGATCGCGACAGCGACGGCACGGCCATCGTCCACTTCCAGCCCGAGGAAGCAGGCAGCAAGACCGAGGCCAAACCGGCGCCCGAGCAGGTGCGCGCGCGCGCCATTATCGGTGCCGATGGAGCCATGTCGCGCGTGGCAAAGGACTGCGTACCCGGCGCCAAGGAGTTGCCGCATGTCGCGGCCTATCATGAGATCGTTCGCTCGCCGGACGCGGGCCATGCGGACTTCGACCCCAGCCGCTGCGATGTCTACTACCAGGGCAAAATCTCACCGGACTTCTACGGCTGGGTCTTTCCCCATGGCGAGACCACCAGCGTTGGCGTCGGCACCGAGCTAAAGGGCTTTTCGCTCAAACAGGCCACCGCCGATCTGCGCAAGGCCGCCGGGCTTGAGGACTGCGAGACCCTGCGCTGCGAGGGCGCCCCCATTCCGCTGCATCCGCTGAAGAAATGGGACAATGATCGCGATCTGGTGCTGGCTGGCGACGCAGCCGGCGTGGTCGCCCCCGCCTCGGGCGAAGGCATCTACTATGCTCTGACCGGAGGGCGCCTCGCGGCCGACGCGGTCGAGCAGTTTCTGATCACCGGCGATGCCAAGGCTTTGGCCAGCGCCCGCAAGCGTTTTATGAAGGCCCACGGGCGGGTGTTCTGGATTCTCGGCATCATGCAGCGCTTCTGGTACAAGAGCGACAAGCGCCGCGAGCGCTTCGTCAGCCTGTGCGACGACCCGGACATCCAGCATCTGACCTGGGAAGCCTATATGCACAAGCGCTTGGTGCGCGCCAAACCCGCGGCGCACCTGCGTATTTTTCTTAAAGACACAGCCCATCTGCTCGGCCTGACCAAGGCATGGAAGGGCGGCGAGGACAAGGCCCCGAAGACTTGA
- the bchB gene encoding ferredoxin:protochlorophyllide reductase (ATP-dependent) subunit B translates to MELTVWTYEGPPHIGAMRIAASMEAVHLVLHAPLGDSYADLLFTMIARSAGRPPVSYTGFQARDLGGDTAQLVKTRLAETVERFKPQALLVGEACTAELLQDQPGALAEGMGFDIPVISLELPAFTRKEAWGASETFHQLVRSLLNGRPVPQGAGDPSARAKAEGRRPRANLLGPTALGFRCRDDVIEVTKLLDTLGVDVHLVAPAGATPADLARIPEADFNICLYPEIAHSTCVWLERMFKQPRVRTVPIGVGATRDFVFEVARLAGLDPAPALAQARTRLPWFSRSVDSTYLTGKRVFIFGDATHVMAAARMAREELGFDVVGLGTYSREFARELRALAEDIGVEALITDDYLAVEARVAELHPELVLGTQMERHIAKRLGIPCAVISSPVHVQDFPARYAPQMGFEGANVIFDTWVHPLMMGLEEHLITMFREDVEFNDGEVAAPARAVQSAEVGEPDAAAPGAAAAAKAPGPNDSAPGDPAPSDPAPSDPTPSDPTALRWEPDAEKELRKIPFFVRGKARRNTENFARERGLTEISIDTLYEAKAHFGR, encoded by the coding sequence ATGGAACTTACCGTCTGGACCTACGAAGGCCCCCCGCACATCGGCGCCATGCGCATTGCCGCCTCAATGGAGGCTGTGCATCTGGTGCTGCACGCGCCTCTGGGCGACAGCTATGCCGATCTGCTATTTACTATGATCGCCCGCTCGGCGGGACGTCCGCCGGTCAGTTACACCGGCTTTCAGGCCCGCGATCTGGGCGGCGATACCGCGCAGCTGGTCAAGACGCGCCTGGCCGAGACGGTCGAGCGCTTCAAGCCCCAGGCGTTGCTGGTCGGCGAGGCCTGCACGGCGGAGCTGCTGCAGGATCAGCCGGGTGCCCTGGCAGAGGGCATGGGGTTTGATATTCCAGTGATTTCGCTCGAGCTGCCCGCCTTCACGCGCAAGGAGGCCTGGGGCGCGAGCGAGACCTTCCATCAGCTGGTGCGCAGCCTGCTGAATGGCCGCCCGGTGCCGCAGGGCGCCGGTGATCCTTCCGCGCGCGCCAAGGCAGAGGGCCGGCGCCCGCGCGCCAATCTGCTTGGGCCGACCGCGCTCGGCTTCCGCTGCCGCGACGATGTGATCGAGGTGACCAAGTTGCTCGATACGCTTGGTGTGGATGTGCATCTGGTCGCTCCGGCCGGCGCCACGCCCGCCGATCTGGCGCGCATCCCCGAGGCCGACTTCAATATCTGCCTGTATCCGGAGATAGCGCACAGCACCTGCGTCTGGCTTGAGCGCATGTTCAAGCAACCCAGGGTGCGCACTGTCCCCATTGGTGTCGGCGCGACGCGGGATTTTGTCTTCGAAGTGGCGCGTTTGGCTGGTCTCGATCCCGCACCAGCCCTGGCGCAAGCCCGCACTAGGCTGCCGTGGTTCTCGCGCTCGGTGGACTCCACTTATCTCACCGGCAAGCGGGTGTTCATTTTCGGCGATGCCACCCATGTCATGGCCGCGGCGCGCATGGCCCGCGAAGAGCTCGGCTTCGATGTGGTCGGGCTTGGCACCTATAGCCGCGAGTTCGCGCGCGAGCTGCGCGCGCTGGCCGAGGACATCGGCGTCGAGGCCTTGATCACCGACGACTACCTGGCGGTCGAGGCGCGGGTGGCCGAGCTGCATCCCGAGCTGGTGCTGGGCACCCAGATGGAGCGGCATATCGCCAAGCGGCTTGGCATTCCTTGCGCCGTGATCTCATCACCCGTGCATGTGCAGGACTTCCCTGCTCGCTATGCACCGCAGATGGGCTTCGAAGGGGCCAATGTGATCTTCGACACCTGGGTGCATCCGCTGATGATGGGCCTGGAAGAACATCTGATTACCATGTTCCGCGAGGATGTCGAATTCAACGACGGCGAAGTTGCCGCACCCGCGCGCGCGGTGCAGTCGGCTGAAGTTGGCGAGCCCGATGCTGCTGCTCCGGGCGCCGCCGCTGCGGCTAAAGCGCCTGGCCCGAATGATTCGGCTCCGGGCGATCCCGCCCCGAGCGATCCCGCCCCGAGTGATCCCACCCCGAGTGATCCCACCGCGTTGCGCTGGGAACCGGATGCCGAGAAAGAACTGCGCAAGATCCCGTTTTTCGTGCGCGGCAAGGCAAGGCGTAACACCGAGAATTTCGCCCGCGAGCGCGGGCTGACCGAAATAAGCATCGATACCCTTTACGAAGCGAAAGCCCACTTCGGGCGCTGA
- the bchF gene encoding 2-vinyl bacteriochlorophyllide hydratase: protein MTRPTQPLYTPEERRRRDETPWTLVQGILAPVQFLVFLVSLGLVLRYLATGHGELAATWSIVIKTLILYTIMITGSIWEKVVFGKYLFAGPFFWEDVFSMLVLALHTAYLVVLLTGWLDTRGQMWVALAAYATYVVNATQFILKLRAARLSSQASTQAGASAAGGGE, encoded by the coding sequence ATGACACGGCCAACTCAACCTCTCTATACACCAGAAGAACGCCGCCGCCGGGATGAAACGCCCTGGACCCTGGTGCAGGGCATCTTGGCACCGGTGCAATTTCTGGTCTTTCTGGTCAGCCTGGGGCTGGTGTTGCGCTATCTGGCAACCGGCCATGGCGAGCTGGCGGCGACCTGGTCGATTGTGATCAAGACGCTGATTCTCTACACCATCATGATCACGGGCTCGATCTGGGAGAAGGTCGTCTTTGGCAAATACCTGTTTGCCGGTCCCTTTTTCTGGGAGGATGTGTTCAGTATGCTGGTGCTGGCGCTGCACACGGCCTATCTGGTGGTGCTGCTGACCGGCTGGCTCGACACCCGCGGGCAAATGTGGGTCGCGCTCGCCGCCTATGCCACCTACGTGGTCAATGCCACCCAGTTCATTCTCAAGCTGCGCGCGGCGCGCCTCTCCAGCCAGGCATCCACTCAGGCCGGGGCGAGTGCGGCCGGAGGTGGCGAATGA
- a CDS encoding sensor domain-containing protein produces the protein MASPPSQSPTASHRANEQRFRTLVEVNQVAIMELDTQGRFRYANPAACRMLGYTHERLVQMEVADLLPAEEAEQLHRDMAYFVAEQPEPFTYTNHNRTGDGRWIEVQVDWNYLRDDSGAVIGFVSISSDITAFRLSQRLLDGRNAVLEQLARGAPLEEMLRAIVDYSQDIMRDAWISIHLLDAECGQLHSAISSRLPSSYLQAVEGVRIGPNVGSCGHAAFTGERTIASDLRSDPKWDGYRDLVLPLGLLACWSEPILGRDGQVLGTFAIYLPDARAPEPADLQLIASAAELASIVIEHQEDANARKVAEERAQLLLNSTVEGIFGIDLDERISFANPSTARLLGGSAEALTTADLIGRDPHALFHYANAAGEPLPRSECRMLRAAREACQQHVSDEVFWRLDGSAFPVEYWAMPVYHDGRVTGAVVTFHDISERRRAEREIEHLAFHDPLTGLPNRALFRETLSHAHANFLRQGRPFALHMLDLDHFKDVNDTLGHPVGDQLLCAVGARITDLLRASDTLARLGGDEFALLQENIQTSDDAARLASKIIEALNQEFHIDQHPLRINTSIGILIASRDDSNVDEMIGRADAALYRAKAAGRGTLAFFESELARHLQQEMEIVNALSEALQQERIQVYYQPQFNLADASLVGIEALMRWDHPTRGMLKPAEFFAVADKRGLLRDLANAAMMQACKQAGAWRDAGLDYNQIAVNLCARQLNHPHFVTDTKRILETTGVAPESLTLELTESLLSQADDHAQQKLRELAELGVQFAVDDFGSGFSSLRHLSDLPVAKLKLDRSLVTSLPEQRDAAEIVKASIALGKALNFTILAEGVETPSQAEFLHAHGCDQAQGFFYAVPAAASTIEKDWLRRPAP, from the coding sequence ATGGCTTCTCCCCCGTCTCAGTCGCCGACGGCTTCGCATCGAGCCAACGAGCAGCGCTTCCGCACCCTGGTGGAAGTCAATCAAGTGGCCATCATGGAACTCGACACCCAGGGTCGCTTCCGCTACGCCAATCCGGCCGCCTGCCGGATGCTGGGCTATACCCACGAACGCCTCGTCCAAATGGAGGTCGCGGATCTGCTGCCGGCCGAGGAGGCCGAGCAGTTGCACCGGGATATGGCCTACTTTGTCGCCGAGCAGCCCGAACCCTTCACCTATACCAACCACAACCGCACCGGGGACGGGCGTTGGATCGAGGTGCAGGTCGACTGGAACTACCTGCGCGATGACAGCGGCGCGGTGATTGGTTTCGTCAGCATTTCCTCTGACATCACCGCCTTTCGACTGTCGCAGCGGTTGCTCGACGGGCGCAATGCCGTCCTAGAGCAACTCGCCCGTGGCGCGCCGCTGGAAGAAATGCTGCGCGCCATTGTCGATTACAGCCAGGACATCATGCGCGATGCCTGGATCTCCATCCATCTGCTCGACGCCGAATGCGGCCAGTTGCATTCTGCCATCAGCAGTCGGTTGCCAAGCAGCTACCTGCAAGCTGTCGAAGGCGTGCGCATCGGCCCCAATGTTGGTTCCTGCGGTCACGCCGCTTTCACCGGCGAACGCACCATCGCGAGCGACCTGCGCAGCGACCCGAAGTGGGACGGCTATCGCGACCTGGTCCTGCCGCTGGGATTGCTCGCCTGCTGGTCGGAACCCATCCTCGGACGCGATGGACAAGTGCTTGGCACCTTTGCCATTTACCTGCCGGACGCGCGCGCGCCCGAGCCCGCTGACCTGCAACTCATCGCATCCGCGGCTGAACTAGCGAGTATCGTGATTGAGCACCAGGAGGACGCCAACGCCCGCAAAGTTGCCGAGGAGCGCGCCCAACTGCTGCTGAATTCCACGGTCGAGGGTATCTTTGGTATCGACCTCGATGAACGCATCAGCTTTGCTAATCCGTCAACGGCGCGCCTGCTTGGTGGATCCGCCGAGGCGCTCACCACCGCTGACCTCATTGGTCGCGATCCGCATGCCCTGTTTCACTATGCCAACGCCGCTGGCGAGCCGCTGCCGCGCTCGGAATGCCGCATGCTGCGCGCGGCGCGCGAAGCTTGCCAGCAACATGTGAGTGACGAGGTGTTCTGGCGGCTGGACGGCAGCGCCTTTCCGGTCGAGTACTGGGCCATGCCCGTGTATCATGACGGGCGGGTCACCGGCGCGGTTGTCACCTTCCATGACATCAGCGAACGGCGTCGCGCCGAGCGTGAGATCGAGCATCTGGCCTTCCATGATCCCCTGACCGGCCTGCCTAACCGGGCGCTGTTTCGCGAAACCCTTAGCCACGCCCATGCCAATTTTCTGCGCCAGGGCCGTCCTTTTGCGCTGCACATGCTCGATCTTGATCACTTCAAGGATGTCAACGACACCCTTGGGCATCCAGTTGGCGATCAACTCCTGTGCGCGGTGGGTGCTCGTATTACAGATCTGCTACGCGCCAGCGATACCCTGGCCCGTCTCGGCGGCGATGAATTCGCCCTGCTGCAGGAAAACATCCAAACCTCTGACGATGCCGCGCGACTGGCGAGCAAGATTATCGAAGCGCTGAACCAGGAATTCCATATCGATCAGCACCCGCTGCGCATCAATACCAGCATCGGCATTCTGATTGCCAGCCGCGATGACTCTAATGTTGATGAAATGATTGGTCGCGCCGATGCCGCCCTGTACCGAGCTAAGGCCGCCGGTCGCGGCACTCTGGCCTTTTTTGAGAGCGAGTTGGCTCGCCATCTGCAACAGGAGATGGAGATTGTCAACGCACTGTCTGAAGCCTTGCAGCAAGAGCGCATCCAGGTTTATTACCAGCCCCAATTCAACCTGGCCGACGCCAGCTTGGTCGGGATAGAGGCGCTGATGCGCTGGGACCATCCGACACGCGGCATGCTGAAGCCGGCAGAGTTTTTTGCCGTGGCGGACAAACGCGGCCTGCTGCGCGATCTCGCCAATGCCGCCATGATGCAGGCATGCAAACAGGCCGGTGCCTGGCGGGATGCTGGCCTGGACTACAATCAGATTGCGGTCAATCTGTGCGCGCGGCAACTCAACCACCCGCATTTCGTCACCGACACCAAACGCATCTTAGAGACCACCGGTGTTGCCCCCGAGAGCCTGACGCTGGAGCTGACCGAAAGCCTGCTCAGCCAGGCCGACGATCATGCGCAACAGAAGCTGCGTGAACTCGCGGAGCTTGGCGTTCAATTCGCCGTCGATGATTTTGGCTCTGGCTTCTCCTCGCTGCGCCATTTGTCCGACTTGCCGGTCGCCAAGCTCAAGCTCGACCGCAGCCTGGTTACCAGCCTGCCTGAACAGCGCGACGCGGCAGAAATCGTCAAAGCCAGCATCGCGCTCGGTAAGGCGCTGAACTTCACCATCCTTGCCGAGGGTGTCGAAACCCCGAGCCAGGCTGAATTTCTGCACGCCCACGGCTGCGATCAGGCGCAAGGCTTTTTCTACGCCGTTCCAGCCGCCGCCAGCACCATAGAAAAAGACTGGCTGCGCCGCCCGGCCCCTTAA
- a CDS encoding ferredoxin:protochlorophyllide reductase (ATP-dependent) subunit N, whose amino-acid sequence MTAAASGDCAATPEIHHERGERQTFCGLAGIVWLHRKMQDSFFLVVGSRTCAHLMQSAAGVMIFAEPRFGTAVLQDRDLAGLADANDELDRVVRELLARRPDIGSLFLVATCPSEVIKLDLDTAAARLQQAHGERVRILAYSGSGLDTCFTQGEDTCLQALVPLLPELPTLQRSLLIVGSLADVVEDQFTRLFDRLGIGPVHFLPPRRVADLPPVGPGTFLLAAQPFVGETIDALRARGAHLIESPFPLGVEGTRAWLMAAAGAWGVAPELVEEAIAAPAARAEKALARYREQLGGKRISFLPDSQLEIPLGRFLARECGMQIGELGVPYLDRRIMEPELALLPADTQLTEGQDLERQLDRLRADRPDITVCGLGLANPLEAEGLTTKWSIELVFTPIQGFDQAADLAELFARPLNRRQRLAF is encoded by the coding sequence ATGACGGCCGCAGCCAGCGGCGACTGCGCCGCCACGCCGGAGATTCACCACGAGCGCGGCGAGCGTCAGACCTTCTGCGGTCTGGCCGGCATCGTCTGGCTGCACCGCAAGATGCAGGACAGTTTCTTTTTGGTGGTGGGTTCGCGCACCTGCGCGCATCTGATGCAGTCCGCCGCCGGGGTGATGATCTTCGCCGAGCCGCGTTTCGGCACCGCCGTGCTGCAGGATCGCGATCTTGCCGGCCTTGCCGATGCCAATGACGAGCTCGACCGTGTGGTGCGCGAGTTGCTCGCGCGCCGCCCGGACATCGGCTCGCTGTTTTTGGTGGCGACCTGTCCGTCGGAGGTCATCAAGCTCGATCTCGACACCGCTGCAGCCCGCCTGCAGCAAGCGCATGGCGAGCGCGTGCGCATCCTGGCCTATAGCGGCAGCGGGCTGGATACCTGCTTCACTCAGGGCGAGGATACCTGTCTGCAAGCACTGGTGCCGCTGTTGCCTGAGCTGCCGACGCTGCAGCGCTCCCTGTTGATCGTCGGCTCGCTGGCGGACGTGGTGGAAGACCAGTTCACCCGGTTGTTCGATCGGCTCGGCATCGGGCCCGTGCATTTCCTGCCGCCGCGACGGGTGGCGGATTTGCCGCCAGTGGGGCCTGGCACCTTCCTGCTCGCGGCTCAACCGTTCGTCGGTGAGACCATCGACGCTCTGCGCGCGCGCGGCGCCCATCTGATCGAGTCGCCTTTTCCGCTCGGCGTCGAGGGCACCCGCGCCTGGCTCATGGCTGCGGCTGGCGCCTGGGGCGTGGCGCCGGAGCTGGTCGAGGAGGCCATCGCGGCGCCCGCGGCCCGGGCCGAGAAAGCCCTGGCGCGCTATCGCGAGCAGCTTGGTGGCAAGCGCATCAGCTTTCTGCCCGACTCGCAGCTCGAGATTCCGCTCGGGCGCTTTCTTGCGCGCGAATGCGGCATGCAGATCGGCGAGCTTGGCGTGCCTTATCTCGACCGCCGCATCATGGAGCCCGAGCTTGCCCTGCTGCCGGCCGATACCCAGCTCACCGAGGGCCAGGACCTGGAACGCCAGCTCGATCGCCTGCGCGCCGATCGCCCGGACATCACCGTCTGCGGCCTGGGCCTGGCCAATCCGCTCGAGGCCGAAGGCTTGACCACCAAGTGGTCTATCGAGCTGGTTTTCACGCCCATTCAAGGTTTTGATCAGGCCGCCGATCTGGCCGAGCTGTTCGCGCGGCCGCTCAATCGGCGTCAGCGGCTGGCGTTTTAG
- the chlG gene encoding chlorophyll synthase ChlG encodes MSEASSPPSQVPTQTKPNRIKLADVLEFMHPITWFPPMWAFTCGVVSSGQPILTNILVLIAGVILAGPLLCATSQAVNDWFDRHVDAINEPDRPIPSGRIPGRWGLYIAIIWSVMSLLWSLWLGPWVIVATLLGIALAWAYSAPPARLKQNGWWGNAAVGFSYEGLAWVTGTAVMLGGMMPDWRSLTLAFLYSVGAHGIMTLNDFKAIEGDKQLGVRSLPVQLGPDRAAQLASIVMLVPQIIVVALLFSWSQPWHALAVSVLVAIQGAMMLRFVKAPIERATWLSAFGVTVYVSGMMISAFASRALV; translated from the coding sequence ATGTCCGAAGCCAGCAGTCCACCCTCACAAGTACCAACACAAACCAAACCAAACCGCATCAAACTAGCCGATGTGCTGGAGTTCATGCACCCGATCACCTGGTTCCCGCCGATGTGGGCCTTTACCTGCGGGGTGGTGTCCTCTGGCCAGCCGATCCTGACCAATATCCTGGTGCTGATCGCCGGCGTCATCCTGGCCGGGCCGCTTCTGTGCGCCACCAGCCAGGCGGTGAATGACTGGTTCGACCGTCATGTCGATGCCATCAATGAGCCCGACCGGCCGATTCCCTCCGGGCGCATTCCGGGGCGCTGGGGGCTTTATATCGCCATCATCTGGTCGGTAATGTCGCTGCTTTGGTCGCTGTGGCTTGGCCCCTGGGTCATAGTCGCGACCTTGCTTGGCATCGCGCTCGCCTGGGCCTACAGCGCCCCGCCGGCACGGCTGAAGCAAAACGGCTGGTGGGGCAACGCCGCCGTCGGTTTTTCATACGAGGGCCTGGCCTGGGTCACGGGCACCGCCGTGATGCTTGGCGGTATGATGCCGGACTGGCGCAGCCTGACATTGGCCTTTCTCTACAGCGTCGGCGCCCATGGCATTATGACGCTGAACGACTTCAAAGCGATCGAAGGGGACAAACAACTCGGCGTGCGCTCCCTGCCGGTGCAGCTCGGCCCTGATCGCGCCGCACAGCTGGCCAGCATCGTGATGTTGGTTCCGCAAATCATCGTGGTTGCGCTGCTGTTCAGCTGGAGCCAGCCTTGGCATGCCCTGGCAGTCAGCGTGCTGGTTGCCATTCAAGGCGCTATGATGCTGCGCTTCGTGAAAGCCCCGATCGAGCGCGCCACCTGGCTCAGCGCCTTCGGCGTGACGGTTTATGTCAGCGGCATGATGATCAGCGCCTTCGCCTCGCGCGCGCTGGTTTAG